A portion of the Meleagris gallopavo isolate NT-WF06-2002-E0010 breed Aviagen turkey brand Nicholas breeding stock chromosome 16, Turkey_5.1, whole genome shotgun sequence genome contains these proteins:
- the EMP2 gene encoding epithelial membrane protein 2, with product MLILLAFIIIFHITSAALLFISTIDNAWWVGDNFSTDVWSACITNNSTCTPITDQFREYQSIQAVQASMVLSTIFCCVAFLVFILQLFRLKQGERFVLTSIIQLLSCLCVMIAASIYTDRHEELHKSIEYAIEVSTGQYGYSFVLAWIAFAFTLISGVMYLVLRKRK from the exons ATGTTGATTCTTCTGGCTTTCATTATTATATTTCACATAACTTCAGCAGCGCTGTTGTTCATCTCAACTATTGACAAT gCCTGGTGGGTAGGAGATAATTTTTCTACAGATGTCTGGAGTGCATGCATCACAAATAATAGCACCTGCACACCTATTACTGATCAATTCAGAG aatATCAATCAATTCAGGCTGTTCAGGCCTCCATGGTCCTATCTACTATTTTCTGTTGTGTGGCatttctggttttcattctcCAACTTTTCCGTCTAAAGCAAGGAGAAAGATTTGTGTTAACCTCTATTATCCAGCTCCTGTCAT GTCTGTGCGTTATGATTGCAGCTTCCATTTACACAGATAGGCATGAAGAACTGCACAAGAGCATTGAATATGCCATTGAAGTTTCTACAGGCCAATATGGCTATTCCTTCGTCTTAGCCTGGATTGCATTTGCCTTTACTCTGATCAGTGGTGTTATGTACCTAGTATTAAGGAAACGTAAATAA